The following coding sequences are from one Onychomys torridus chromosome 16, mOncTor1.1, whole genome shotgun sequence window:
- the Ywhaz gene encoding 14-3-3 protein zeta/delta: protein MDKNELVQKAKLAEQAERYDDMAACMKSVTEQGAELSNEERNLLSVAYKNVVGARRSSWRVVSSIEQKTEGAEKKQQMAREYREKIETELRDICNDVLSLLEKFLIPNASQAESKVFYLKMKGDYYRYLAEVAAGDDKKGIVDQSQQAYQEAFEISKKEMQPTHPIRLGLALNFSVFYYEILNSPEKACSLAKTAFDEAIAELDTLSEESYKDSTLIMQLLRDNLTLWTSDTQGDEAEAGEGGEN from the exons ATGGATAAAAATGAGCTGGTGCAGAAGGCCAAACTGGCCGAGCAGGCTGAGCGATATGATGACATGGCAGCCTGCATGAAGTCTGTAACCGAGCAAGGTGCTGAGTTATCTAATGAGGAGAGGAATCTTCTCTCGGTTGCTTATAAAAATGTTGTAGGAGCCCGTAGGTCATCTTGGAGGGTCGTCTCAAGTATCGAGCAAAAGACGGAAGGTGCTGAGAAAAAGCAGCAGATGGCTCGGGAATACAGAGAGAAGATTGAGACGGAGCTAAGAGACATCTGCAATGATGTGCTG tCTCTTTTGGAAAAGTTCCTGATCCCCAATGCTTCGCAAGCAGAGAGCAAAGTCTTCTACTTGAAGATGAAGGGCGACTACTACCGTTACCTGGCTGAGGTCGCCGCTGGGGACGACAAGAAAG GGATTGTGGACCAGTCACAGCAGGCATACCAGGAAGCATTTGAAATCAGCAAAAAGGAGATGCAGCCGACACATCCTATCAGACTGGGCCTGGCCCTTAACTTCTCTGTGTTCTATTATGAGATTCTGAACTCCCCGGAGAAAGCCTGCTCTCTTGCAAAAACA GCTTTTGATGAAGCCATTGCTGAACTGGATACATTAAGTGAAGAGTCGTACAAAGACAGCACGCTAATCATGCAGTTACTGAGAGACAACTTGACA